One window of the Oceanicaulis sp. genome contains the following:
- a CDS encoding YqaE/Pmp3 family membrane protein encodes MAGPNTHTHDHSGGGLTGGDVFRLILAIILPPLGVFTQVGFGLHFWLNIVLTLLGYIPGIIHAIWIIATRR; translated from the coding sequence ATGGCCGGACCTAATACGCACACTCACGACCATTCCGGCGGAGGACTGACCGGCGGAGACGTCTTCCGCCTGATCCTCGCGATCATCCTGCCCCCGCTTGGCGTGTTCACCCAGGTCGGCTTCGGCCTTCATTTCTGGCTGAACATCGTGCTGACGCTGCTGGGCTACATCCCGGGCATCATCCACGCGATCTGGATCATCGCGACGCGCCGCTAG
- a CDS encoding TetR/AcrR family transcriptional regulator: MAAETEKDDARPSTPDLILDAAERVVAREGARRLTIDAVVKESGFSKGGVLYNFPSKLDLIKGMVARMVTSFTEDHAAAMKQAEADGTSPLQGMVQALLRKKEDDMERQVSMGLLAAIAENPELIDPIRDALAAIREDLIAHAPDPVLASVVLLAADGLHFSDILGLDVIGEDDRAAVEARLLSLVSEPSR, translated from the coding sequence ATGGCCGCCGAAACCGAAAAAGACGACGCGAGGCCCAGCACGCCTGACCTCATCCTGGACGCCGCCGAGCGCGTGGTGGCTCGCGAGGGCGCGCGCCGGCTGACCATCGACGCGGTGGTCAAGGAGAGCGGATTTTCCAAGGGCGGGGTGCTCTACAACTTCCCCTCCAAGCTCGACCTGATCAAAGGCATGGTCGCACGCATGGTGACGAGCTTCACCGAGGATCACGCCGCGGCGATGAAACAGGCCGAGGCGGACGGGACCTCGCCGCTTCAGGGCATGGTCCAGGCGCTGCTCCGCAAGAAGGAAGATGACATGGAGCGGCAGGTCTCCATGGGCCTGCTCGCCGCGATCGCGGAGAACCCCGAGCTGATCGACCCGATCCGCGACGCGCTCGCCGCAATCCGTGAGGACTTGATCGCCCACGCCCCCGACCCGGTGCTTGCGAGCGTCGTGCTGCTGGCCGCGGACGGGCTGCACTTCTCAGACATTCTGGGGCTCGACGTGATCGGCGAGGACGACCGCGCCGCGGTCGAAGCCCGGCTTTTGTCGCTGGTTTCGGAGCCTTCGCGATGA
- a CDS encoding glycosyltransferase, with protein MWRADAARGAEIGQMAEDDKQGSPTTQAPPPPPRPATVKARLRETPPPRPDRIEPGKEEEGRIDRAAFDSMGRAQDFFRSVDSAPKGVSVARPRIVQDAALVVFGAIAVALLALPELFTLTFFLMPSDFVLFSVDRLNAILPVRTFLLAFFLTYALFAFGGIGSKLKLAFLFTAKFAVACAIIDGASWASWRFADAVWPIHFQQFLAGMAGLAIFPHTVLNNARLPVDSGVPNLREGRFHEYALVLVTAFIAAVIAIIVATVYEDTADELRAIALLGGMGPGVFLAQQVMTGQLATIGWLRNIVSRRRKYAPPVAVLIPAHNEAHQIRDTLRAVDRAAGKYAGPVRVVVMENNSTDETGRLAEAVLAECGHIADYVVDQSKIPGKARALNRGLDLIHEGFVVRIDADTEIGDNAIAVAMRHFANDNVGAVGGLPLPHEDEGLLSKIRAVEVLLRHGFVQVSFGAFGGIFGLPGMFVIYRKTALDEAGGFVEGMNGEDTDITLAMTSLGYRMVSDPKAKFYTETPDTVAFLREQRTRWFRSLYHVTAHNRSVLFTNGSIIGSVVLPFTLLNGARRAMMAPLLIYGFIVWALFGNVYSHPDYATVVAVVLGMPFILAITVLIVWRRFDLLWVLPLYMGFRFLRSYYTLGSTLSLIYPARKDERAFKAGKPRFNPEPPPPAP; from the coding sequence ATGTGGCGTGCAGACGCCGCAAGAGGGGCGGAAATCGGGCAGATGGCCGAGGACGACAAGCAAGGATCGCCGACCACCCAGGCGCCGCCGCCCCCGCCGCGGCCGGCCACCGTCAAGGCGCGCCTGCGCGAAACCCCGCCGCCGCGGCCCGACCGCATCGAGCCCGGCAAGGAAGAGGAAGGCCGGATCGACCGGGCCGCCTTCGACTCCATGGGCCGGGCGCAGGATTTCTTCCGATCGGTGGATTCAGCGCCCAAGGGCGTGTCGGTCGCCCGGCCGCGCATCGTACAGGACGCCGCCCTGGTCGTGTTCGGCGCGATCGCCGTCGCGCTTTTAGCGCTGCCCGAGCTGTTCACGCTCACCTTCTTCCTGATGCCGAGCGATTTCGTGCTGTTCTCGGTGGACCGTCTGAACGCCATCCTGCCGGTGCGCACCTTCTTGCTCGCCTTCTTTCTCACCTATGCGCTGTTCGCGTTCGGCGGGATCGGGAGCAAGCTCAAGCTCGCCTTCCTGTTCACCGCGAAGTTCGCGGTCGCCTGCGCGATCATCGACGGGGCGAGCTGGGCGAGCTGGCGCTTCGCGGACGCGGTCTGGCCCATCCACTTCCAGCAATTCCTGGCCGGCATGGCGGGGCTCGCCATCTTCCCGCACACGGTTCTGAACAACGCCCGCCTGCCGGTGGATTCAGGCGTGCCCAATCTGCGCGAGGGCAGGTTTCACGAATACGCGCTGGTGCTGGTCACCGCCTTCATCGCGGCGGTGATCGCGATCATCGTCGCGACGGTCTATGAGGACACCGCCGACGAGCTGCGCGCCATCGCGCTTCTGGGCGGGATGGGGCCCGGCGTGTTCCTGGCCCAGCAGGTGATGACCGGCCAGCTCGCCACGATCGGCTGGCTGAGGAACATCGTCTCGCGCCGCCGCAAATACGCCCCGCCGGTCGCGGTGCTGATCCCCGCCCATAACGAAGCTCACCAGATCCGCGACACCTTGAGGGCCGTCGATCGCGCGGCGGGCAAATACGCCGGGCCGGTCCGGGTGGTGGTGATGGAGAACAACTCCACCGACGAGACCGGCCGGCTCGCCGAGGCCGTGCTCGCCGAATGCGGGCATATCGCCGACTACGTGGTCGATCAGAGCAAGATCCCCGGCAAGGCGCGCGCGCTCAATCGCGGCCTCGATCTCATCCATGAAGGTTTCGTGGTCCGCATCGACGCGGACACCGAGATCGGCGACAACGCCATCGCCGTCGCCATGCGCCATTTCGCAAACGACAATGTCGGCGCGGTCGGCGGCCTGCCTCTGCCTCATGAGGACGAAGGCCTTCTTTCGAAGATCCGCGCGGTCGAGGTGCTGCTGCGCCACGGCTTCGTGCAGGTGAGCTTCGGCGCGTTCGGCGGGATTTTCGGCCTGCCGGGCATGTTCGTGATCTACCGCAAGACCGCGCTGGACGAGGCCGGCGGGTTCGTGGAGGGCATGAACGGGGAGGACACCGACATCACGCTGGCGATGACCTCGCTGGGCTACCGGATGGTCTCCGATCCCAAGGCGAAGTTCTACACCGAGACGCCCGACACCGTCGCCTTCCTGCGCGAGCAGCGCACGCGCTGGTTCCGCTCGCTCTATCACGTGACCGCGCACAATCGGTCCGTGCTGTTCACCAACGGATCGATCATCGGCTCGGTGGTGCTGCCCTTCACGCTTCTGAACGGGGCGCGGCGGGCGATGATGGCGCCGCTGCTGATCTACGGCTTCATCGTCTGGGCGCTGTTCGGCAACGTCTATTCCCACCCCGACTACGCCACGGTGGTGGCCGTCGTGCTGGGCATGCCCTTCATCCTGGCGATCACCGTGCTGATCGTCTGGCGGCGCTTTGATCTTCTCTGGGTGCTGCCGCTCTATATGGGCTTCAGATTCCTGCGCTCGTACTACACGCTGGGCTCGACGCTCTCGCTGATCTACCCCGCCAGGAAAGACGAGCGCGCCTTCAAGGCGGGCAAGCCCAGGTTCAATCCCGAACCGCCTCCGCCCGCACCCTGA
- a CDS encoding efflux RND transporter periplasmic adaptor subunit: protein MTARLFPLAGLMLALAACGAPEPDAEAPVRAARIEIVRPAESAAVREFVGRVEARLTVDLAFQVGGRLADFPVSEGEIIEEGALVARLETQDFERALREAQVQLQQARQNLERQQTLHARGIASDAALEDAQTAYDLRAVALDNARQNLDYAAVSAPFEGLVSRRLVDNFTTVAAGQPVVRLQDVSELRVAIQVPESVLALVDETEPREMTARFPFLPDQTFALEFRELVAEPDRASQTYTALFALPGDIPANILPGMTANVRILIEPDADTVSDAVRAPVSALAAAPDGGFVVFVYDPGSGEVSARRVGVGPVTGETVLVETGLRPGEQIVTAGVTALHDGMKVRPLQPVSRTASGAR, encoded by the coding sequence ATGACCGCCCGTCTTTTTCCCCTCGCAGGCCTGATGCTGGCGCTCGCCGCCTGCGGCGCGCCCGAACCCGACGCCGAAGCGCCCGTTCGCGCGGCGCGGATCGAGATCGTGCGCCCGGCGGAAAGCGCGGCGGTGCGCGAATTCGTCGGCCGTGTCGAGGCCCGGCTGACCGTCGATCTCGCTTTCCAGGTGGGCGGCCGGCTGGCCGACTTCCCCGTCAGCGAGGGCGAGATCATCGAGGAGGGCGCTCTGGTCGCCCGGCTCGAGACCCAGGATTTCGAGCGCGCTTTGCGCGAGGCGCAGGTGCAGCTTCAGCAGGCCCGGCAAAATCTCGAGCGCCAGCAGACCCTGCATGCGCGCGGCATCGCATCTGACGCCGCGCTGGAGGACGCGCAGACGGCCTACGACCTGCGCGCCGTCGCGCTGGACAATGCGCGGCAGAATCTCGACTACGCTGCGGTCTCCGCGCCGTTCGAAGGGCTGGTGAGCCGGCGGCTGGTGGACAATTTCACCACCGTGGCGGCCGGCCAGCCTGTCGTGCGTCTGCAGGACGTCTCCGAGCTGCGCGTGGCGATCCAGGTGCCTGAAAGCGTGCTCGCCCTGGTGGACGAGACCGAGCCGCGCGAGATGACCGCGCGCTTTCCCTTCCTGCCCGATCAGACCTTCGCGCTTGAATTCCGTGAGCTGGTCGCCGAGCCCGACCGGGCGAGCCAGACCTACACCGCGCTCTTCGCCCTGCCCGGCGACATCCCGGCGAACATCCTGCCCGGCATGACCGCGAACGTGCGCATCCTGATCGAGCCGGACGCGGACACCGTCTCCGACGCGGTCCGCGCGCCGGTGAGCGCGCTCGCCGCGGCGCCGGACGGCGGCTTCGTGGTGTTCGTCTACGATCCGGGGAGCGGCGAAGTCAGCGCCCGGCGGGTCGGGGTGGGCCCCGTGACCGGCGAGACGGTCCTGGTTGAAACCGGGCTTCGTCCCGGCGAGCAGATCGTGACCGCCGGGGTCACGGCGCTTCATGACGGAATGAAGGTGCGTCCGCTCCAGCCGGTCAGCCGGACCGCCAGCGGCGCGCGCTAG
- a CDS encoding efflux RND transporter permease subunit gives MSETHVSAPASRRGAIARLSIEKPVIAWLIVLFCLFGGVWGFDTVGRLEDPAFTIKEAIVFTPYPGATAEEVEREVTERVETAIQQMGELRDVISESAPGVSEIRVRIRDEYDGAELPQIWDALRKRVEDVQGRLPPGAGPSQVYDDFGDVYGILYAVVAPGYSDAEIRDIANYLRRELLVVDGVSKVELAGVPEERIFIEIPQENLARLGLPVGAVLETLSTENAVVSAGETPAGGRLLSIDMPPRIGGVASMEALLINPGDAGGTLRLSDIATVRRGPVERADQYIYHQGERAFTVGISGLADANIVDVGDAVEARLDLLMAELPVGVELKPIYEQHVVVDQSIDGFLINLALSLAIVIGVLCVFMGWRAGVTVGAVLLLTVFGTLGFMAAFDITMQRISLGALIIAMGMLVDNAIVVTEGVQIAVRRGQPRMQAATEAVASTQWPLLGATIIGIMAFSGIGLSPDSTGEFLFSLFAVIGISLILSWVLAITVAPMIAYHLFKSEKPVEGDPYAGPIYATYRAILTGALRARWLTVAALIAVTIASYWGFGFVKNSFFPNSNTPIFYINVTEPQGADILETDATLRDIARFAAAQPEAVTVDTFVGRGATRFMLTYMSEQPNPAYGQLVVRTEGLEDIPALAERIVDYARQTHPDIEARAERIVFGPPAGAQLEARFQGPDAATLRRIADEVTARLRAEGQVQDLRIDWRNKALTLEPRIVEARARTIGVTRADVGEALRFATEGEQVGVYREGDNLIPILARAPADERAQPENLSDRLIWSPAQNAYVPMGQVVDGFDLVAKETLIQRRDRVRTLTVQANPMPGETAAEAFERFSAIVASVERPRGYTLEWGGEHEANLEANQSLGSVLPFSLLVMIVTSVLLFQTVRQPLIIWLIVPMSVIGVTVGLLVTNVAFSFTALLGLLSLSGMLIKNAIVLVDELDQRIARGEDRFEAVREGSVSRLRPVMLAAGTTILGMTPLVLDAFFQGMAVTIISGLAFATVLTLVATPVLYALFFRVRAEAVRD, from the coding sequence ATGAGCGAAACACACGTTTCCGCCCCGGCCAGCCGGCGCGGCGCGATCGCCCGGCTTTCGATCGAAAAGCCGGTGATCGCCTGGCTGATCGTGCTGTTCTGCCTGTTCGGCGGGGTGTGGGGGTTCGATACGGTCGGCCGGCTGGAAGACCCCGCCTTCACAATCAAGGAAGCCATCGTCTTCACCCCCTATCCCGGCGCCACCGCCGAGGAGGTCGAGCGCGAGGTGACCGAGCGGGTGGAGACCGCCATCCAGCAAATGGGCGAGCTGCGCGACGTGATCAGCGAATCCGCGCCCGGGGTGAGCGAGATCCGCGTGCGCATCCGCGACGAATACGACGGCGCCGAGCTGCCCCAGATCTGGGACGCGCTGAGAAAACGCGTCGAGGACGTGCAGGGCCGGCTGCCGCCCGGCGCGGGCCCCTCCCAAGTCTATGACGATTTCGGAGACGTCTACGGCATTCTCTACGCGGTGGTCGCGCCGGGCTATTCGGATGCGGAGATCCGCGACATCGCGAACTATCTGCGCCGCGAGCTTCTGGTCGTGGACGGCGTCTCCAAGGTCGAGCTCGCCGGGGTGCCCGAAGAGCGCATCTTCATCGAGATCCCGCAGGAAAATCTCGCCCGGCTGGGCCTGCCCGTGGGCGCGGTGCTGGAGACGCTCTCCACCGAGAACGCCGTGGTCAGCGCCGGCGAGACGCCCGCGGGCGGGCGGCTTCTGTCCATCGACATGCCCCCGCGCATCGGCGGGGTGGCGAGCATGGAGGCGCTGCTGATCAATCCCGGCGATGCGGGCGGCACGCTGCGCCTGTCGGATATCGCCACCGTGCGCCGCGGGCCCGTCGAGCGCGCCGACCAGTACATCTACCACCAGGGCGAACGCGCCTTCACGGTGGGGATCTCAGGCCTGGCCGACGCAAACATCGTCGACGTGGGCGACGCGGTCGAAGCCCGGCTGGACCTGCTCATGGCCGAACTGCCCGTCGGGGTCGAGCTCAAACCGATCTACGAGCAGCACGTGGTGGTCGATCAGTCCATCGACGGCTTTCTGATCAATCTCGCCCTGTCGCTGGCGATCGTGATCGGCGTGCTGTGCGTGTTCATGGGCTGGCGCGCCGGGGTGACGGTGGGCGCGGTGCTGCTTCTGACCGTGTTCGGCACGCTGGGCTTCATGGCCGCCTTCGACATCACCATGCAGCGCATCTCCCTGGGCGCGCTGATCATCGCCATGGGCATGCTGGTGGACAACGCCATCGTGGTCACCGAGGGCGTGCAGATCGCCGTGCGCCGCGGCCAGCCGCGCATGCAGGCCGCCACCGAAGCGGTCGCCTCGACCCAGTGGCCGCTTCTGGGCGCGACGATCATCGGCATCATGGCGTTCTCCGGCATCGGGCTGTCGCCCGATTCCACCGGGGAGTTCCTGTTCTCGCTCTTCGCGGTGATCGGCATTTCGCTGATCCTGAGCTGGGTGCTTGCGATCACGGTCGCCCCGATGATCGCCTATCACCTGTTCAAGTCCGAAAAGCCGGTCGAGGGCGATCCTTACGCCGGGCCGATCTACGCGACCTATCGCGCCATACTGACCGGCGCCCTGCGCGCGCGCTGGCTGACGGTGGCCGCGCTGATCGCAGTGACGATCGCGAGCTATTGGGGCTTCGGCTTTGTAAAGAACAGCTTCTTTCCGAACTCCAACACGCCGATCTTCTACATCAACGTGACCGAGCCGCAGGGCGCGGACATCCTCGAGACCGACGCCACCTTGCGCGACATCGCCCGCTTCGCCGCCGCCCAGCCCGAGGCGGTGACGGTGGACACCTTCGTGGGCCGCGGGGCGACGCGCTTCATGCTCACCTATATGAGCGAGCAGCCCAATCCGGCCTACGGCCAGCTGGTGGTGCGCACCGAAGGGCTTGAAGACATTCCCGCTCTGGCCGAGCGCATCGTCGATTACGCCCGGCAAACCCATCCCGACATCGAAGCGCGCGCTGAGCGCATCGTCTTCGGCCCGCCCGCCGGCGCCCAGCTCGAAGCGCGCTTTCAGGGCCCCGATGCGGCCACGCTGCGGCGGATCGCCGACGAGGTGACCGCCCGCCTGCGCGCCGAAGGCCAGGTGCAGGATCTCAGGATCGACTGGCGCAACAAGGCGCTGACGCTGGAGCCGCGCATCGTCGAAGCCCGCGCCCGCACGATCGGGGTGACCCGCGCAGACGTCGGAGAAGCGCTGCGCTTCGCCACCGAAGGCGAGCAGGTCGGGGTCTATCGCGAAGGCGACAATCTCATCCCGATCCTCGCGCGCGCCCCGGCCGACGAACGCGCCCAGCCCGAGAACCTGTCAGACCGGCTGATCTGGAGCCCGGCGCAGAACGCCTATGTGCCGATGGGCCAGGTCGTCGACGGCTTCGATCTGGTCGCCAAGGAGACCCTGATCCAGCGCCGCGACCGGGTTCGGACCCTGACCGTGCAGGCCAACCCCATGCCCGGCGAAACGGCGGCCGAAGCCTTCGAACGCTTCTCCGCGATCGTGGCGAGCGTGGAGCGGCCGCGCGGCTATACGCTGGAATGGGGCGGCGAGCATGAGGCGAATCTCGAGGCCAACCAGTCCCTGGGCTCGGTTCTGCCGTTCTCGCTTCTGGTGATGATCGTCACGTCCGTGCTGCTGTTTCAGACCGTGCGCCAGCCGCTGATCATCTGGCTGATCGTGCCGATGAGCGTGATCGGGGTGACGGTGGGGCTTCTCGTCACGAACGTGGCGTTCAGCTTCACCGCGCTTCTGGGCCTTCTGTCGCTGTCGGGCATGCTGATCAAGAACGCCATCGTGCTGGTCGACGAGCTCGATCAGCGCATCGCCCGCGGCGAGGACCGGTTCGAAGCCGTCCGCGAAGGCTCGGTCTCCAGACTCCGGCCTGTCATGCTGGCCGCCGGCACGACGATTTTGGGCATGACCCCGCTGGTGCTCGACGCCTTCTTCCAAGGCATGGCCGTGACCATCATCTCCGGCCTCGCCTTCGCCACCGTGTTGACGCTGGTGGCCACCCCGGTGCTCTACGCTCTGTTTTTCAGGGTGCGGGCGGAGGCGGTTCGGGATTGA
- a CDS encoding pyridoxamine 5'-phosphate oxidase family protein produces MTDVAAFKSDPQAAIFDAMDDAIAVMLGNPKQGRTFQPMSPKVDRAARVVRFFVASDSDLYEGLKGGEATADVVCNVVAPKFDLFASIEGELVDATRVDLVDKHFDKTTEAWFERGKDDPKLRLVELRPKQAEAWASSDDTECFSWEIEKAAGEETTPDVGARLTADFTAHKAA; encoded by the coding sequence ATGACCGACGTCGCCGCATTCAAATCCGATCCCCAGGCGGCGATCTTCGACGCCATGGACGACGCGATCGCCGTCATGCTGGGCAATCCCAAGCAGGGCCGCACCTTCCAGCCGATGAGCCCGAAGGTGGACCGCGCCGCCAGGGTCGTCCGCTTCTTCGTCGCCTCCGACAGCGACCTCTATGAAGGCCTGAAGGGCGGCGAAGCGACCGCGGACGTGGTCTGCAACGTCGTCGCGCCGAAATTCGACCTGTTCGCCTCGATCGAGGGCGAGCTGGTCGACGCCACGCGCGTGGACCTGGTCGACAAGCATTTCGACAAGACCACCGAAGCCTGGTTCGAGCGCGGCAAGGACGATCCCAAGCTGCGCCTGGTCGAATTGAGGCCCAAACAGGCTGAAGCCTGGGCCTCCAGCGACGACACCGAGTGCTTCTCCTGGGAGATCGAAAAGGCCGCCGGCGAGGAGACCACGCCCGATGTCGGCGCCCGGCTGACGGCGGACTTCACCGCTCACAAGGCGGCCTGA